The Panicum hallii strain FIL2 chromosome 9, PHallii_v3.1, whole genome shotgun sequence genome has a window encoding:
- the LOC112877417 gene encoding probable pectate lyase 5 encodes MAGAPKSTGIALFPLLLLAAATTSALPLLNSSVPDPSAVVADFHSKVASSRRRMQEAGAAAGGGGCMTGNPIDDCWRCAGTDWRQDRQRLADCGLGFGRNALGGKGGPLYVVTDSSDRDPVNPVPGTLRHAAIQEGPLWIVFAADMTIRLNEELLVNSYKTIDGRGARVHIGAGGACITLQYVSNVIIHNVHVHDCVPAGNANVRSSPTHYGWRTRSDGDGISLFGARDVWVDHCALWRCADGLVDAIMGSTAITVSNSYFAHHDEVMLLGASDAYLPDSAMQVTIAFNRFGPGLVQRMPRCRRGYFHIVNNDYTSWEMYAIGGSASPTINSQGNRYIAPADPNAKEVTKRVDTAEGQWSGWNWRTEGDMMVNGAFFVPSGEGMEEIYDKASSTDPKSSALVDALTQNAGVLGDPRNDAAETGYAGINYAGVGNGRRGGGGGDGYGYLGMVYANGAGRGRRTLSTLPLASSVITLVALGCLRLL; translated from the exons ATGGCTGGAGCCCCCAAATCCACCGGCATTGCCCTCTTCCCCCTCCtactgctcgccgccgccaccacctcggCGCTTCCCCTGCTCAACTCCTCGGTccccgacccctccgccgtcgtcGCCGACTTCCACAG CAAGGTGGCTTCGTCGCGGCGGCGGATGCAGGAGGccggggccgccgccggcggcggcgggtgcatGACGGGCAACCCCATCGACGACTGCTGGCGGTGCGCGGGCACGGACTGGCGCCAGGACCGTCAGCGCCTGGCGGACTGCGGCCTCGGGTTCGGCCGCAACGCGCTGGGCGGCAAGGGCGGCCCGCTGTACGTGGTGACGGACTCCTCCGACCGCGACCCCGTGAACCCCGTCCCGGGCACGCTCCGCCACGCCGCCATCCAGGAGGGGCCCCTCTGGATCGTGTTCGCCGCCGACATGACCATCCGCCTGAACGAGGAGCTCCTGGTGAACAGCTACAAGACCATCGACGGTcgcggcgcgcgcgtgcacatcggcgccggcggcgcgtgCATCACGCTGCAGTACGTGTCGAACGTGATCATCCACAACGTGCACGTCCACGACTGCGTTCCCGCCGGGAACGCCAACGTGCGGTCGTCGCCGACGCACTACGGGTGGCGGACCCGGTCGGACGGCGACGGCATCTCGCTGTTCGGCGCGCGGGACGTGTGGGTGGACCACTGCGCGCTGTGGCGGTGCGCGGACGGGCTGGTGGACGCCATCATGGGCTCCACCGCCATCACCGTCTCCAACAGCTACTTCGCGCACCACGACGAGGTGATGCTCCTGGGCGCCAGCGACGCGTACCTGCCGGACTCGGCGATGCAGGTGACCATCGCGTTCAACCGCTTCGGCCCGGGGCTCGTGCAGCGGATGCCGCGCTGCCGGAGGGGCTACTTCCACATCGTCAACAACGACTACACCTCGTGGGAGATGTACGCCATCGGAGGCAGCGCCAGCCCCACCATCAACAGCCAGGGCAACCGCTACATCGCCCCCGCCGACCCAAACGCCAAGGAG GTGACGAAGCGGGTGGACACGGCGGAGGGGCAGTGGTCCGGGTGGAACTGGCGGACGGAGGGCGACATGATGGTGAACGGCGCCTTCTTCGTGCCCTCCGGCGAGGGCATGGAGGAGATCTACGACAAGGCCTCCAGCACCGACCCCAAGTCCTCGGCGCTCGTCGACGCGCTCACGCAGAACGCCGGCGTCCTCGGTGACCCCAG GAACGACGCCGCGGAGACCGGGTACGCGGGCATCAACTACGCCGGAGTTGGGaacgggcgccgcggcggcggcggcggcgacgggtaCGGCTACCTCGGGATGGTCTACGCCAACGGCGCTGGTCGGGGACGCAGAACGCTGTCGACGCTGCCGCTGGCTTCTTCGGTGATCACCCTCGTCGCGCTCGGATGCTTGCGCTTGTTGTGA
- the LOC112877419 gene encoding splicing factor 3B subunit 4, giving the protein MTTRIAPGVGANLLGQHSAERNQDATTYVGNLDPQVSEELLWELFVQAGPVVNVYVPKDRVTNLHQGYGFVEFRSEEDADYAIKILNMIKLYGKPIRVNKASQDKKSLDVGANLFIGNLDPDVDEKLLYDTFSAFGVIVTNPKIMRDPETGNSRGFGFVSYDSFESSDQAIEAMNNQHLCNRPITVSYAYKKDTKGERHGTPAERLLAANNPGSQRNRPHTMFASGPPTQGLPNGGPPVPRPYVNGTVPGQIQHIRPPPPGPVGQFPPPMQMHGQPAWPAPPHSAPPPMPQQLQYRLPVRPPPPNMMPPPVGMVRPPPPPAGMSAPPMWMPPPPPPQQSGGMPPPPMSMPPPPPPPSG; this is encoded by the exons ATGACGACGCGCATCGCGCCGGGCGTGGGCGCGAACCTGCTCGGACAGCACTCGGCAGAGCGCAACCAGGACGCCACCACCTACGTCGGCAACCTCGACCCGCAG GTTTCTGAGGAGCTACTATGGGAATTGTTTGTCCAAGCAGGCCCTGTTG TTAATGTTTATGTCCCAAAAGACAGAGTTACAAATCTACACCAGGGATATGGATTTGTAGAATTCAGAAGCGAGGAAGATGCAGATTAT GCCATTAAGATTCTGAACATGATCAAACTATACGGAAAGCCCATAAGAGTAAACAAG GCTTCCCAGGATAAGAAAAGCTTGGATGTTGGAGCAAATCTTTTTATTGGCAATCTTGATCCA GATGTTGATGAGAAGCTCCTCTACGATACCTTCAGTGCATTTGGAGTTATTGTGACTAATCCTAAG ATAATGCGAGACCCTGAAACTGGAAATTCTCGAGGTTTTGGCTTCGTGAGCTATGACTCCTTTGAGTCATCTGATCAAGCTATAGAG GCCATGAACAACCAACATTTATGCAACAGGCCAATCACTGTTTCTTATGCTTATAAGAAAGACACAAAGGGAGAGCGTCACGGTACACCAGCAG AGCGACTGCTGGCAGCAAACAACCCAGGATCTCAGAGGAATAGGCCACACACTATGTTTGCAAGTGGTCCACCGACCCAAGGACTGCCAAATGGTGGTCCACCCGTGCCACGGCCCTATGTCAATGGCACAGTTCCAGGACAGATTCAACACATTCGGCCACCGCCACCAGGACCTGTTGGACAATTCCCTCCTCCGATGCAGATGCACGGGCAGCCTGCTTGGCCTGCTCCTCCACACAGTGCGCCACCCCCCATGCCACAACAGCTCCAGTACAGGCTTCCAGTGAGGCCACCGCCACCAAACATGATGCCTCCTCCAGTTGGCATGGTaaggccgccgccacctcccgcCGGTATGTCAGCGCCACCTATGTGGATgccacccccacccccgccACAACAAAGTGGTGGAATGCCCCCACCTCCCATGTCcatgccaccaccacctccaccaccttcTGGCTAA